Genomic DNA from Longimicrobiales bacterium:
GTGCTGCCCTGCACCCGTCTCGGCGATGATGCGGCGCTTGCCCATGCGCCGGGCCAGCAGAATCTGACCCAGCGTGTTGTTGATCTTGTGCGCACCCGTGTGGTTCAGGTCCTCGCGCTTCAGATAGACGACCACGCCCCCCGCCGCGTCACCCAGGCGGCGCGCACGGTACAGCGGCGTCGGCCGTCCGACGTAGTCCCGCAGGAGCTCATCGAGCTCCGCGTGGAACGCCGGGTCCGCGACGGCCGCATCCCAGGCGCTCGTCAGCTCATCCAGCGCGGCGACGAGCGTCTCGGGAACGAAACGCCCACCGAATGCGCCGAAGCGCGTCAGATCATCCGTCATCTCAAATCCTCGCGCCGCGCGCGGCGGCGATAAATGCATGGATCCCTGCGTGCGACTTCCGGCCCGGTGCTTCCTCGACGCCCGAGCTGACATCGACCATGGCCGGCCTGAGCAGTGCGACGGCCGCCGCCACATTGCCGGGCGTCAGGCCGCCGGCCACCACCAGCCGGGCGCCGGTGGACACGTCTTCCGCCGCGACGGCGCTCCAGTCGAAGCTCACTCCCGCGCCGCCGTGCGCGCCAGGCGACCAGCCGTCCAGCACCAGCGCGTCCACCTCGTTACCGTACGTGCCGGCACCGCGCACATAGTCCGCGGCATCCCTGACACGAAGGGCCTTCCACACCTCACACGCGACGCCGGCGCGGACGCGCCGCACGACATCGACCGGCTCGTCTCCGTGCAGCTGCACCGCGTCGAGCGCGAGATCCCGCGCCGCGGCGGCCACCACGGCGGGCTCCGCATCCACGAACACACCGACGCGTCGCGCTCCCGCCGCATCGAAGATAACCGCGGCCTGACCGACGGTCCGCGAGCGGGTACGACCCGGGGCCAGTATGACACCGATCCAGTCCGCGCCCGCGTCCGCGGCCGCGCGCGCATCGTCCGTGCGACACACGCCGCAGATCTTCACTTCCACCATTACCGGCTCCGTGCGGTCGCGCGCGCGCTCCGTGCGTCCGCGCGCGCGCCGGCGACCGTCGGCGATACCAGCGCGATCCCTGGCGCGGCCGTCTCCACCGATCCCCGCTCCTTCATCGCGGGTTGCGCGGCACGGACGAGAATTCGCCGATGAGCGCGGCCGGATCCGCCGCACGCATCAGCGCCTCGCCCACCAGCACCGCATCGACGCCTGACGCCGACAGGCGCTCGACATCCGCCGTGGTGTGAATGCCACTCTCACCGACGAGCACGACGTCGGGCGGAAGGTAGCGCGCGAGCCTCTCCGTTACGGCGAGGTCCGTGGTGAACGTCGCCAGGTCCCGGTTGTTCACGCCGACGATGCGGGCGCCCGCCTTCAGCGCCCGCTCCGTCTCCTCCTCATCGTGCACCTCCACCAGCGCCGCGAGCTCGAGCTCCTGTGCGAGCGCGTGGAAGTCGGCCAGCTCGACGTCGTCCAGGATGCGCGTGATCAGCAGTACCGCCGACGCGCCCGCGGCCCGCGCCTCGTACACCTGCACCGCGTCGATCGTGAAGTCCTTCCGCAGCAGCGGAACCGCCACCGCGTCGGACACCGCCTCCAGATCCGACAGCGTCCCGCCGAAGAAATCACGGTCGGTCAGGACGCTGATGCCCGCCGCACCGGCGCCGGCATACGCCTCCGCCACCGCGACCGCCGGCGCGTCCGTCCGGATCTCACCCGACGACGGCGAGCGGCGCTTCACCTCGGCGATCACGCCTACGGTGGGCCGCGACCGGAGCGCCTCTTCGAACCCGGGCGCAGGCGCCCGCGACTCCGCCCGGCGGCGCACGCCGCCGGCATCCCGCCTCAGCGCCGTCACCTCCCGGTGCTTGACTTCCACGATCTGGCGGAGCACGCCGGACAAATCTCTTGCGTTTCGGTTCACCTTCGGGTATACTGCCTTTCGGTTGTTCTTCGGCTTCCGGATCCAGCGCGCGCGGCGGACGGCGCGCCCGGACCCGGGGCCACGATCCGAGCCTGAACGGAGAGGCGTCGAGATGCCGTTGACGAAGCGTCAGAAAGAGATCCTCGATTTTCTCGAGTTGTTTCTGGCTGAGTACGGGTACCCGCCGAGCTACGAAGAGATCGCGCGGAACTTCGGCTACACGTCACTCGCGACGGTGCACGAGCATCTCGAGAATCTGAGCGACAAGGGGTACATCCGAAAGAGCCGGAATTCGAGCCGTTCGATCGAGCTGGTCCCGGCGGGTGGCGGGGTGAGTGCGGTGGAGCTGCCGCTGCTGGGCATGGTGGCGGCGGGCCAGCCGATCGAAGCGGTGGCCGAAGAGGAGAGTGTTGCGGTGCCGGAAGATCTGGTGGGGCGCAGCGGCCGGCATTACGTGCTGAAGGTCCGTGGCGACTCGATGATCGACGAACAGATCCGTGACGGCGACTACGTGATCGTGAACTCACGCAACAGTGCCGACAACGGTGAGATGGTGGTGGCGCTGGTACACGGTGATTCCGCGACGGTGAAGAAGTTCTATCGCGAGCGTGACGGCCGGGTGCGGCTGCAGCCGGCGAACGTGACGATGTCTCCGATGTTCTTTCCGTCGGAGGAAGTGATGGTCCAGGGGGTGGTGGTCGGCGTCATCAGGAGGTATTGAGATGCGAAAGCGCACGTTCATGGTGGGTCGTACGACGGGCCGTAACACACTGGTGGTGTTCGTGAGTCTGATGAAGAGCCCGATCGCGGGGCCGTTCACGGTGAGGGCGGTCGTTTCGTCCAACTGAAATCGGACGCGGCACGTCGATCGGACGCGGCACCTCGATCGGACGCGGCACCCACTTTTCCGGACGGCTCATCCGCGCAGGCTCGTGTCCCGGTGCGAAAGCAAACGCTTACGCGCCGGGACATTTCTTTGTCGGAATGAGCCGTTCTGAAGAACGGGTGCCGCGTCCGACGGTCAGTGTGCGGGCGCGGCGGCTTTGGCCGCATCGCGCAGACGGTCCAGCGCCTCGAGCGCCCGACCGGAATCGATGCTCTGCTCCGCGACATCGAACGCGGACTGGACGGAGTCGGCGAGCCCCGCGACGTATATGGCCGCGGCGGCATTGACGCTGACAGCGGCCCGGGCCACATCCGGAGCCTCGCCGCGCAGGACGCGGAGCACCATGCGCGCATTGTCCACGGGGTCGCCGCCCGCGAGGCCGGCGGGATCGAGATCGCGCCCCGGCAGCATCTCGCGGAAATCGATCGTCGTGGACGTGATCGCGCCATCGCGCACATCGAGCATGCGCGTGGCCCCGATGGGACTCAGCTCATCAATGCCCGGCTCGCCGTGCACGACGAGCGCATGGACATGGCCCAGCTCGCGGAGCGCTGCTGCAATCAGCTCGAGCAGGGCCGGATCGGACACACCGACCACCTGCCGTCGCGCGCCGGCAGGATTCGTGAGCGGTCCGAGCAGGTTCATGATGGTCGGCATGCGCAGCTCCCGTCGCACCGGTGCCACGTGTCGCATGGCCGGATGGAGGAGCGGTGCGAACATGAAGACGAGCCCCGCTCGTTCGAGCACGTCCGCCATGCCGTCCGGCGAGAGCTCGATCGGCACGTCGAGCGCTTCCAGGATGTCGGCGCTGCCGCAGCGTGAGCTGAACGACCGGTTGCCGTGCTTGGCGATGCGAACGCCGGCGCCGGCCGCGACGAATGCGGCCGCCGTCGAGATGTTGAACGTCGTGAGTGCGCCGCCTCCGGTCCCGCAGGTATCCACCAGCTGGTCCGGGTCCGACGCCGGCACGGGAATCATTGCCCGGCGCAGCGCGCGCACACCGCCCGCCACCTCTTCCGCCGTTTCACGCCGTGCCTTCATGGCGACGAGGAGCGCCGCGATCTGCACGGGTGTGGCACGGCCCTCCATCACCACATTGAAAGCCGCCTCGGCATCGGCGCCGTCGAGCCTGCCCTCTCCTGCGGCGCGCGCGATGAGCGAGCCGAGGTCCGGCAGCTCATCTTCCTGGCTGTCTGATCCGGTGCCCATGGAGCATTCTGAACGAGTATGACGCGTGGCCGGATGCCGTGCGCGGCCAGAAGGCGTACCGCACCAGCGCCCGTTAGGCAAGTGCGGGATCGGCTGACTGCCGCCTCCACGTCGCTGTCAAACCTTGCAGCGCGGGCCCGCGACCTTAATCTAAGCGCGCCGCCGGCGCAGGTGCCGGCCGATTCCGCCTGGAGCAGTTGATGAAGAGAATTCTGGTGACCGGGGCCGCGGGCCAGGTCGGTACCGAGCTGGTGCCGGCGCTGCGGGCCGCTTACGGCGAGGACGCCGTGCTGGCTACCGACGTGCGCCGGCCCGATGCCGGGTCGCTCACGGAAGGGCCGTTCGAAGTGCTCGACTGCCTCGACGCCGCTGCCGTCGGCGATGCGGTGCGCCGTCATCGTGCGGATGCCATCTATCATCTCGCCGCGCTGCTCTCCGCTTCGGCGGAACGGAAGCCTCAGCTCGCGTACGAAGTGAACATGGGCACGCTGATGAACGTGCTCGAGGTCGCGCGCGAGGCGGCGTGCGCCGTGTTTACGCCGAGCTCCATCGGTGCGTTCGGCCCCGGCACTCCCCCCGATCCCGCGCCGCAGGACACGATCCAGCGGCCGAGCACCATGTACGGCGTCACGAAGGTCGCGGGCGAGCTGCTGTGTGACTACTACCACACGCGGTTCAATGTGGACACGCGCGGCCTGCGCTTCCCCGGTCTGATCTCATACGTCGCGCCGCCGGGTGGCGGCACGACGGATTACGCGGTGGAGATCTTCTACGAAGCTCTCGAGCACGGTCGCTACACCTGCTTCCTGTCGGCGGACACCCAGCTCGACATGATGTACATGCCGGACGCAGTACGTGCAGCGATCGACGTGATGGAGGCAGATCCGGCGCGCCTGAAGCATCGCAACGCGTTCAACGTGACGGCGATGCAGCTGACGCCCGCAACGCTCGCGGAGGCGATCCGGACGGAGCTGCCCGGCTTCGAGATCACGTACGACGTCGACCCCGTGAGGCAGCGCATCGCCGAATCGTGGCCGCGCCGCATCGATGACAGCGCAGCGCGCAGCGAATGGGGCTGGAGCCATCGCTACGATCTGGCTTCGATGACCAAAGACATGCTGAGTCACCTCAGAATCAAGCTCGGCGCGGGCGCCGGCAACACAGGGAGCTGAAGATGCCGCTCGATCGGGTCGCAGGAGTCCTCGCGGCGCACGTCTCCGACCTGGAGGAGCGCGGCACGGCAAAAGGGGCGGAGACGGTCGTGACCGAGGTGGTACGCCCGCGCGAGGGGCGCGGACCGCGCTTCCGGCTGAAGGGTGCCGGCCAGCGCGAGTTCCTGCGCATGAACTCGAACTCCTATCTCGGCATGTCGTTGCATCTCGACGTGATCGCCGCCGAGGAAGAAGCGGCGCAGCGGTACGGTGCGGGACCCGGTGCGGTGCGCTTCATCAGCGGCACGTATGACGCACACGTCGAGCTGGAGCGCCGTCTCGCAGAGTTCCACACGCGCGAAGCGGCCATGATCTTCAGCTCCGCCTACGCGACCGTTGTCAGCACGATCGTACCGCTCACGACGGACCGCACGATCCTCATCAGCGACGAGCTCAATCACAACTGCATCATCAACGCGATGCGGCTCTCCCGTCCGCTCGACAAGGCGGTGTACGGCCATTCGAACATGTCGCAGCTGCGCGCAGCGCTCGAGAGCGCCTCCACCCGCGATGCCGCGCGCGCCATCGTCGTGACGGACGGCATCTTCAGCATGCGCGGCGATCACGCTCCGCTCGCCGAGGTCATGGACCTCGCGGCGCAGTTCGATGACCGCTTCCCGGAGAACGTCATCGTCGTGGTGGACGACTCTCACGGCGTGGGCGCGTTCGGCCCCACCGGGCGGGGCACCGAGGAGTACACGTCGGCTCCGCCCGCGGATGTCCTGGTCGGCACGCTCGGCAAGGCGTTCGGCGTGAATGGCGGATACGTGACGTCACGCGAGGCCGTCATTCGTTACCTGCGCGAGACCGCGCCCATGTACATCTATTCGAATCCGATCACGCCCGCCGAGGCGAGCGCTGCGCTGAAATCGCTCGAGCTGCTGGACAGCCCCGCCGGCCGGGAGCTGCTGGAGCGCCTGCGCACGCTCACGAAGCGCTTCGAGGATGGACTGGTCCGTCTCGGTTTTGAGGTGATTCCGGGCGAGCATCCTGTCGTCCCGCTGATGGTACGGGACACGGCGCGCACGCGCGCGCTCGTCGCGCACCTGAAGGAGAACGGCGTGCTGGCCACGGGGCTGGCCTTCCCTGTCGTCCCGCGTGGTGACGAGGAGATCCGGTTCCAGGTGAATGCGGACCATACGGAGGGCGATATCGACGAGGTGCTCGACGTGCTGTCCCGGTTCGGCTGACTCAGTCGGACGCGGAACCCACTCTGCAGAACGGCTCGGGCCCGCATGGCCGGGACGCGCGGAGACATGCGGAACCCCGCTCCCGGTGACATTCGCATGTCCCGGCAGGCCGTTCTGCAGAATGGGTTCCGCGTCCGCTGCCTCCGACGCCTCCGGCTGCGGGCGGCGTTGACACCCTGTCGCACGCGCGTAGCTTTCGGCCGGTGAGCGCGCGCATGGAGGCGGACGAGCACCGGGTGAAGCTGACGCTGCACTACGACGGCGGTGGTTTCGCCGGCTGGCAGGTGCAGCGCGAAGCGCGGACGGTACAGGCCGAGCTGGAAGCGGCACTGCTGCGCCTGACGGGACGCGCGACGCGCGTCACCGGAGCGGGCCGGACGGACGCCGGTGTCCACGCGACGGGCCAGGTCGTGGGTGTTGTCGTGCCGGAGCGCTGGACTCCGCAGGAGCTCAGGCGCGCGCTCAACGCAGTACTGCCGCGGGACGTGTGGGTGGCGGAGGCATGTGCGGCCGCGCCGGGCTTTCACGCGCGGTACGATGCGGTTGCCCGGGGGTACATATACAGGATCGGCACAGCCGATAGTTCGCGCTCGCCGTTCGTGCGGCGCTGGTGCTGGCCGCTCGCTCAGACGGTGCCGCTGGACCGGCTGAACGATGCGGCCGCTCGCTTTCACGGCGAGCACTCGTTCCGGGCGTTCGCCAAGGCAGGGCAGCCGCACCGCGGCGAGTACTGCACGGTGCACACGGCATACTGGCGCGAAGCGTCGAGCTCGACTGTCACGTTTCACGTGGTCGCCAACCGGTTCCTGCACCACATGGTGCGGTACATGGTGGGCACGATGGTGGAAGTCGGCAGCGGACGCCGGCCGGCGGCGCACATCGACGCGCTGCTGCAGAACGAGCCGGACGTGGTGACATCGCGACCGGCACCAGCGGCAGGGTTGTACCTGACACGCGTGTATTACGACACGACGCAGATCGCCACACACGAAGACTGGAGCACCGGGAACGCAGCCGATGAAATTCTTTCTTGACAGTGCCGACCTGACGGAGATCCGCCGCGCCATGGACGCGGGACTGATCGACGGCATCACCACCAATCCGTCTCTGCTCGCGAAGGTCGCGGGGGCGGACCACGAGCCGCGTGAGGTGCTCGCCGAGATCTGCCGCATTGTGCCCGGCCCCATCAGTGCCGAGGTCGTCGCGACGACGCGCGACGAGATGCTGCGCGAGGGCCGTGAGCTGGCGAAGCTGGCCGACAACATCGTCGTCAAGGTCCCGCTGACAGAAGCGGGCCTGATGGCATGCCGTCATTTCCGCGCGGAGGACATCCGCGTCAATGTGACGCTCTGCTTCTCCGCGGCGCAGGCACTCCTCGCCGCGAAGGCGGGCGCCTCCTACATATCGCCGTTCGTCGGCCGCCTCGATGACATCGCGCAGGACGGCATGCAGCTGATCGAGCAGATCGTGCAGATGTACGGCAATTACGATTTCCAGACGGAGGTCCTGGTCGCATCCGTGCGTCACCCGGTGCACGTGGTACAGGCGGCGCTGATCGGCGCCGATGTCGCGACCGTGCCAGCCAAGGTGCTGCACCAGCTGATGCAGCACCCGCTGACGGACAAGGGCCTCGCCGGCTTCCTCGCCGACTGGCAGAAGCTGCCGGAGGCGAAGCGGGCGATCTGATGTCGAATGCAGTGCAGCCCGGCAACATTCCACCGACCCTGAGCAGCTCGTGGCAGTGATCGACGGTCCGGACACGGCATACCGCAACCCGCTCGTCGAGCGGTATGCATCACGCGAGATGAGCATGATCTTCTCGCCCGCGTTCAAGTTCCGCACGTGGCGCAGGCTCTGGCTGGCGCTCGCCGAATCGGAGCAGTCGCTCGGTATCGAGATTCCCGACAGCGCCATCACGGCGATGCGCGCTCAGCTCGACAACATCGATCTGACGCGCGCCGCCGAGCTGGAGAAGCGGCTGCGCCACGATGTCATGGCTCACGTACACCACTTCGGTGAGGTGGCGCCCGACGCGAAGGCATTCATCCATCTCGGCGCGACGAGCGCATTCGTCACGGACAATACCGAGCTCCTCCAGCATCGCGACGCGCTGCTGCTCGTGCGGCGTCGCGTGCTCTCGTGCATCGCGGCACTGGCGCCGGTCGCGCGGGAACACAGGGCCCTGCCCACACTCGGCTTCACGCACTTCCAGCCGGCGCAGCCGACGACTGTCGGCAAGCGCGCGACGCTCTGGATCCAGGATCTGCTGCTGGACCTGGAGGAGATCGAGTTCCGCCTGGCGAACGTCCGGTTCCGCGGCGTCCGCGGGACGACGGGCACCGAGGCGTCGTTCCTCGAGCTGTTCAACGGCGACGGCAGCAAGGTGGATGAGCTGAACCGGCGCATTGCCGCGGCCATGGGCTTCGACCGGCTCTATGCCGTCACGGGGCAGACGTACACGCGCAAGACCGACTACGCGTACCTCGCCTCGCTCGCGGGCATTGCCACGTCGTCGTCGAAGTTCGCCCACGACATCCGGCTGCTGCAGCATTTGAAGGAGGTCGAGGAGCCGTTCGAGGACGAGCAGATCGGCTCGTCGGCCATGGCCTACAAGCGCAACCCGATGCGCACCGAGCGCATCACTGCGCTCGCCCGCCACGTCATCGCGCTCACGATCGATCCCGCATTCACGGCGGCCACGCAGTGGCTGGAGCGCACGCTCGACGACTCCGCGAACCGCAGGGTCGCCATCCCCGAGGCGTACCTCGGCATCGACGCGGTGCTCCTGCTCCAGCACAACGTGAGCGCCGGCCTGGTCGTCCGGCCGGGTGTGATCCGCAGGCATCTCGACGATGAGCTGCCGTTCATGGCGACCGAGACGATCCTGATGCACGCCGTCCGCCGCGGCGGCGACCGCCAGGACCTGCATGAGCGCATTCGCCGTCATTCCGTGGCGGCGGCGGAGCGTGTGAAGGATCACGGCGAGCGCAACGACCTCATCGAGCGTATCATCGGCGATGACGCGTTCGGCATGGACCGCGCGGAGATCGAAGGGATGCTCGATCCCGCGCGCTTCACCGGCCGCGCTGCGGAGCAGGTGGACATATTCCTCAGAAACGAGGTGGACCCGGTGCTGAAGAGACACGAGACATCCGACAGTGTGCCGGAGCTGCGCGCATGAGCACGGCAGTGGGACGAACGGAACTGCCGCTCCCGCTGGTGGCGCGCGGCAAGGTACGCGACGTGTACGCCGTCGGCTCCGACCGGCTGCTGATCGTGGCGACGGATCGCATCAGCGCATTCGACGTGGTGCTCCCGCAGCCGATTCCGCGGAAGGGCGCCGTGCTGACGCAATTGACGTCGTGGTGGCTGACGAAGATTGCGGACATCACGCCCAATCACCTCATCAGCGCGGACCCGGACGTCATCGTGCGGGAGGTACCGGAGCTCGCGGAAACGCGCGACATCTGGGGCCGCAGGGCGATGCTGGTGCACCGGGCGAAGGTGGTGCCGATCGAGTGCGTGGTGCGCGGATTCATCTCCGGCTCCGCATGGTCGGAATACCGCCGCAGCGGTACGCTCGCGGGCGAGCCGCTGCCCGAGGGTCTCCGCGAGAGCCAGCGACTCGACCCGCCGATCTTCTCGCCGGCCACGAAGGCGGAGACCGGGCATGACGAGAACATCACGTTTGCGCAGATGCGGGACGCGGTCGGTGCCGAGCTCGCGGAGGAGCTGCGGCGCCGGAGTCTCGCGATCTATCAGCGCGGCCGCGACATCGCCGCCGACGCCGACATCATTCTCGCCGACACCAAGTTCGAGTTCGGCACGCTGCCCGACGGCACGCTCGTGCTGATCGATGAGGTGCTGACACCCGACTCGTCGCGCTTCTGGCCGAAGGAGTCGTTCGAGGTGGGCCGCGGCCAGCCGTCACTCGACAAGCAGCCCGTACGCGACTATCTGGAGGGTCTCGTCAAGGCCGGCGAATGGGACAAGGAGCCGCCGCCGCCCGACCTCCCCGACGGCGTGGTGACGGAGACGTCCGAGCGTTACCTCGGCGTGTTCCAGCGCCTGACCGGCGTCGCCCTGGACGACTTCCCGTCGCAGGACCCGGCCGCAGCGGGACGCGGCTCCGGCTCGTGATGATGCCATGAGGCCGGTTCGCCCACGCCTGCAGCGCGGTGTCATCATCGTGCCGAGCGCCCTGACGCTCGGCAACCTGCTGTTCGGCATCTGGGCGATCGTATCCGCCGCGCGCGGCGACTTCGTCAATGCGGCCTGGCTCATCGTCTTCGCGGGGATCTTCGACACGATCGACGGCCGAGTGGCGCGGGCCACGTCCACCGGCAGCCGCTTCGGCGAGGAGCTCGACTCGCTGGTGGACGCCATCAGCTTCGGCGTGGCACCCGGGCTCATCATCTACTTCCTGTTCCTGAACGACGGCACGTGGGGCTGGGTCGCGGCGTTCTTCTACGTATCGAGCACCGTCATCAGACTCGCGCGCTTCAACGTGGAGCAGGCCGGTCACGCAAAGGTCGCGTTCCACGGCCTGCCCTCCCCTTCTGCGGGGATGACGCTCGCCACGTTCTATCCGTTCAGCCAGACGGCTTTCTTCCAGGCGAATCTCGCCGCATGGCGGTGGCCCGAGCTGATCACCGGCCTCATGATCGTGCTCGGCTTCCTCATGATGAGCCACGTGCTCTATCCCGTCGTGCCGAAGTTCGGATTCCGCTCCACGCGCGGCATCGTGACGGGACTGTTCATGCTCTCATGCATTGCAGCGGCGATCTTAATCCCGTCGATCTTCTTCTTCCCGGCGTTCATCGGCTACGTCAGCTACGGCGTGCTCAAGTCGCTGGCCATCGGTTTCTTCGAGCGCATGCCCGAAACCGATCCCATGCTCGATGAGGAGGAGGACGAGGGCGATGAGGCGGGAGCCGAGCTGCGCGACATCGATTATCGCGAGCTCTCGCCTTGGCAGCGGTTCCGCAGGCAGCGGCAGGTGCGACGTCATTACGGTGCGAACGACCAGGAGGACATTCTGTGAGCAGTTATACGGCTGAAGTGCGAATCACCCCACGGGCAGGACTGCTCGACCCGGAGGGCAAGGCGGTCCAGAACGCACTGCACTCGCTCGAGTTCGAGGGTGTCGAGGATGTGCGGGTCGGCCGGCTCGTGCGGCTGCGCCTGCGGGCCGACAGCGACGACGGTGCGCGGCAGAGCGCCGACGAGATGTGTCGTCGCCTGCTGGCCAATCCGGTGACCGAGGACTACGAGATCGTGCTCGTGAAGGGCAGCTGATGCGCGCGGCGATCGTGACGTTCCCTGGCTCCAACTGCGACTACGACTGCTACAAGGCCGTCACCGATGTGCTCGGTGAAGATGCGTACTTCGTGTGGCACCGCGAGGAGAGCGTAGGCGACTGCGACCTCGTGATCCTGCCCGGCGGCTTCAGCTACGGCGACTATCTGCGTGCGGGCGCGATCGCACGGTTCAGCCCGATCATGAGTGACGTGCAGCGCTTCGCCGCTGAGGGCGGGTACGTACTGGGAGTCTGCAACGGCTTCCAGGTGCTGTGCGAGGCGGGCATGCTGCCCGGTGCACTCATCCGCAACCGCTCGCTCAAGTTCCAGGGTGAGCGCGTCTACATCCGCGTGGAGAACACGGACACCGCATTCACGGCCCATTACGAGCCCGGGCAGCTGCTGCACCTGCACATCGCGCACGGACAGGGCAACTACGTGGCGGAGCCCGACATCATCGAGCGACTCGAGGCGGAGCGCAGAGTCATCTTCCGTTACGTGGACGAGAGCGGCCAGGCGACGGACGAGGGCAATGCGAACGGCTCGATGAACAACATTGCCGGCATCATCAACGAACAGGGCAACGTGCTGGGGCTGATGCCGCATCCGGAGCGATCCGTCGAGGCGCTGCTCGGCTCCACGGACGGGCTGCCGATCTTCACGTCGCTCGCGGAACGACTCGCCGTCGCCGGGAGGTCCGCATGACCACGAACCGGGCGGGCGGTACCGACCACGCCATGGCGGCACCCGGATCCCGGGAGGGCAGCGCGGCCGCGGCGGAAGGGCCGAGACCGCGCGCGGGCGACCCCACGATCACGGCCGAGCTCGTGGCCGATCACGGCCTGAGCGAGGACGAGTACAGGCTGATCCGTGCGGCGCTGGGCCGCGAGGC
This window encodes:
- a CDS encoding pyridoxal-phosphate dependent enzyme, whose protein sequence is MTDDLTRFGAFGGRFVPETLVAALDELTSAWDAAVADPAFHAELDELLRDYVGRPTPLYRARRLGDAAGGVVVYLKREDLNHTGAHKINNTLGQILLARRMGKRRIIAETGAGQH
- a CDS encoding phosphoribosylanthranilate isomerase; this encodes MVEVKICGVCRTDDARAAADAGADWIGVILAPGRTRSRTVGQAAVIFDAAGARRVGVFVDAEPAVVAAAARDLALDAVQLHGDEPVDVVRRVRAGVACEVWKALRVRDAADYVRGAGTYGNEVDALVLDGWSPGAHGGAGVSFDWSAVAAEDVSTGARLVVAGGLTPGNVAAAVALLRPAMVDVSSGVEEAPGRKSHAGIHAFIAAARGARI
- the trpC gene encoding indole-3-glycerol phosphate synthase TrpC, producing MLRQIVEVKHREVTALRRDAGGVRRRAESRAPAPGFEEALRSRPTVGVIAEVKRRSPSSGEIRTDAPAVAVAEAYAGAGAAGISVLTDRDFFGGTLSDLEAVSDAVAVPLLRKDFTIDAVQVYEARAAGASAVLLITRILDDVELADFHALAQELELAALVEVHDEEETERALKAGARIVGVNNRDLATFTTDLAVTERLARYLPPDVVLVGESGIHTTADVERLSASGVDAVLVGEALMRAADPAALIGEFSSVPRNPR
- the lexA gene encoding transcriptional repressor LexA, with amino-acid sequence MTKRQKEILDFLELFLAEYGYPPSYEEIARNFGYTSLATVHEHLENLSDKGYIRKSRNSSRSIELVPAGGGVSAVELPLLGMVAAGQPIEAVAEEESVAVPEDLVGRSGRHYVLKVRGDSMIDEQIRDGDYVIVNSRNSADNGEMVVALVHGDSATVKKFYRERDGRVRLQPANVTMSPMFFPSEEVMVQGVVVGVIRRY
- the trpD gene encoding anthranilate phosphoribosyltransferase gives rise to the protein MGTGSDSQEDELPDLGSLIARAAGEGRLDGADAEAAFNVVMEGRATPVQIAALLVAMKARRETAEEVAGGVRALRRAMIPVPASDPDQLVDTCGTGGGALTTFNISTAAAFVAAGAGVRIAKHGNRSFSSRCGSADILEALDVPIELSPDGMADVLERAGLVFMFAPLLHPAMRHVAPVRRELRMPTIMNLLGPLTNPAGARRQVVGVSDPALLELIAAALRELGHVHALVVHGEPGIDELSPIGATRMLDVRDGAITSTTIDFREMLPGRDLDPAGLAGGDPVDNARMVLRVLRGEAPDVARAAVSVNAAAAIYVAGLADSVQSAFDVAEQSIDSGRALEALDRLRDAAKAAAPAH
- a CDS encoding L-threonine 3-dehydrogenase produces the protein MKRILVTGAAGQVGTELVPALRAAYGEDAVLATDVRRPDAGSLTEGPFEVLDCLDAAAVGDAVRRHRADAIYHLAALLSASAERKPQLAYEVNMGTLMNVLEVAREAACAVFTPSSIGAFGPGTPPDPAPQDTIQRPSTMYGVTKVAGELLCDYYHTRFNVDTRGLRFPGLISYVAPPGGGTTDYAVEIFYEALEHGRYTCFLSADTQLDMMYMPDAVRAAIDVMEADPARLKHRNAFNVTAMQLTPATLAEAIRTELPGFEITYDVDPVRQRIAESWPRRIDDSAARSEWGWSHRYDLASMTKDMLSHLRIKLGAGAGNTGS
- a CDS encoding aminotransferase class I/II-fold pyridoxal phosphate-dependent enzyme — translated: MPLDRVAGVLAAHVSDLEERGTAKGAETVVTEVVRPREGRGPRFRLKGAGQREFLRMNSNSYLGMSLHLDVIAAEEEAAQRYGAGPGAVRFISGTYDAHVELERRLAEFHTREAAMIFSSAYATVVSTIVPLTTDRTILISDELNHNCIINAMRLSRPLDKAVYGHSNMSQLRAALESASTRDAARAIVVTDGIFSMRGDHAPLAEVMDLAAQFDDRFPENVIVVVDDSHGVGAFGPTGRGTEEYTSAPPADVLVGTLGKAFGVNGGYVTSREAVIRYLRETAPMYIYSNPITPAEASAALKSLELLDSPAGRELLERLRTLTKRFEDGLVRLGFEVIPGEHPVVPLMVRDTARTRALVAHLKENGVLATGLAFPVVPRGDEEIRFQVNADHTEGDIDEVLDVLSRFG
- the truA gene encoding tRNA pseudouridine(38-40) synthase TruA, coding for MSARMEADEHRVKLTLHYDGGGFAGWQVQREARTVQAELEAALLRLTGRATRVTGAGRTDAGVHATGQVVGVVVPERWTPQELRRALNAVLPRDVWVAEACAAAPGFHARYDAVARGYIYRIGTADSSRSPFVRRWCWPLAQTVPLDRLNDAAARFHGEHSFRAFAKAGQPHRGEYCTVHTAYWREASSSTVTFHVVANRFLHHMVRYMVGTMVEVGSGRRPAAHIDALLQNEPDVVTSRPAPAAGLYLTRVYYDTTQIATHEDWSTGNAADEILS
- the fsa gene encoding fructose-6-phosphate aldolase, which produces MKFFLDSADLTEIRRAMDAGLIDGITTNPSLLAKVAGADHEPREVLAEICRIVPGPISAEVVATTRDEMLREGRELAKLADNIVVKVPLTEAGLMACRHFRAEDIRVNVTLCFSAAQALLAAKAGASYISPFVGRLDDIAQDGMQLIEQIVQMYGNYDFQTEVLVASVRHPVHVVQAALIGADVATVPAKVLHQLMQHPLTDKGLAGFLADWQKLPEAKRAI